Part of the Candidatus Zixiibacteriota bacterium genome is shown below.
CCTTGACGGGTTGAAGCCGGGCCGCCTTCATGGCCGGATAAATGCCGAAGAACAGACCCACCGCCGTGGAAATTCCAAGACCGATCGCAATGGCATATAGCGAGGGCGTCATATTCATATTTATTAGGCCAATAAGAACATCTCCCAAGATGATCCCAATGGCGATACCAATCAATCCTCCCCCGAGAGACAATAATAAAGATTCGAAAAGAAATTGCCAGAGAATATCCTTTTGTTTGGCTCCAATTGACTTGCGGATACCTATTTCCCTTGTCCGCTCGGTTACCGAAACCATCATAATATTCATAATAATTATACCACCGACAATAATGCTTATGGAGGTTACGCCCACCAATCCAAGTCTGAGATATTTAGTCACATTGTTGAAGGCTTCCATAATGCTGTCAGCAGTAATCAATGCAAAATCGTCAGGTTTATCATAAGGAACATGGCGATACGCCCGGAGGACAACTCGAACCTGATCCATAGCCACTTCAATGTTTTCCACCGACCTGGCCTTGACCATCAGATCAAGGCTGTTCCAGGGATCGCCAAAATCCTTGGTAAAAGTGCTGTAGGGAATAATAACGATATTGTCGCTATTATGTCCGAAACTGGCGCCCTGTTTTTTGGCAATCCCGATCACCTCAT
Proteins encoded:
- a CDS encoding ABC transporter permease codes for the protein MNARIYLDIFRMAADAIWVNKLRSTLTLLGVIIGVTSVITIISALEGLTQSIQAEIDRMGPSTFMVRRMGIFNTDDEWREALKRKPIKFEYLKAIEVGCDECEQVAARTFTMVNVKAGRNKLSRVFIAGTTSNFINIVDYEVGQGRFHTTEEDHAKRRVVMIGDFVKEELFPNVDPIGKHMKIDNIRYEVIGIAKKQGASFGHNSDNIVIIPYSTFTKDFGDPWNSLDLMVKARSVENIEVAMDQVRVVLRAYRHVPYDKPDDFALITADSIMEAFNNVTKYLRLGLVGVTSISIIVGGIIIMNIMMVSVTERTREIGIRKSIGAKQKDILWQFLFESLLLSLGGGLIGIAIGIILGDVLIGLINMNMTPSLYAIAIGLGISTAVGLFFGIYPAMKAARLQPVKALSYE